One Megasphaera elsdenii DSM 20460 genomic window carries:
- the yqeK gene encoding bis(5'-nucleosyl)-tetraphosphatase (symmetrical) YqeK: MYNEEFKDRIKADLKESLSSHRYTHVLGVAAAARELADRYGCDADTAEVAGLLHDAAKQLPLPDMQALAEKSFPVLPAPILANGGLLHGYAAVTIARERYGITDQALLGAIAHHTTGAEQMSTLEKIIFLADYIEVNRDFDGVDDLRKAARRNLDEAVLLGYDSTIRHLLDQGKPIFVGTVVNRNAQIDVVRAADRKA, translated from the coding sequence ATGTACAACGAAGAATTCAAAGATAGAATCAAAGCGGATTTAAAGGAATCTCTGTCTTCTCATCGCTATACCCATGTACTGGGTGTAGCAGCAGCGGCCCGCGAATTGGCAGACCGCTACGGCTGCGATGCCGATACGGCTGAAGTGGCCGGCCTTTTGCACGATGCTGCCAAACAGCTGCCCCTGCCGGACATGCAGGCCCTGGCGGAAAAATCCTTTCCCGTCCTGCCGGCACCCATCCTGGCTAACGGCGGCCTGCTCCACGGCTACGCTGCCGTGACTATCGCCAGGGAACGCTATGGCATCACCGATCAGGCCCTCTTAGGGGCCATCGCTCATCATACGACCGGGGCGGAACAGATGAGCACGCTGGAAAAAATCATCTTCCTCGCCGATTACATCGAAGTGAACCGCGACTTCGACGGCGTCGACGATTTGCGAAAAGCCGCCCGGCGCAACCTCGATGAAGCCGTCCTCTTAGGCTATGATTCGACGATCCGCCATCTCCTCGACCAGGGCAAACCTATTTTCGTCGGCACCGTCGTCAATCGCAATGCACAAATCGACGTCGTCCGTGCCGCAGATCGGAAGGCCTGA
- a CDS encoding LCP family protein: MTQEKRRKILYRILTVVAAVAVFLAGRSLYLHYQSIKEAPIQQDAPDTSQTQSDSSVFAQTSPDKPLYVLLLGTDGGHPQQANFVGVAAINKAKKHIDIIMLPDDTKIEGRKEKGIQELQDVYSEGGMSLVRAVVEDIFHIPIPYYATFTADSFSKMVDMSGGVPIYVEKNMYHGDEETGKTDINLFQGYQTLTGKEAAGYMRYVDGDGYLSRTQRQERFIKNFYEDRQDCFGVTNAFFLYRAWHDVDSNISAKDMAQLAFDFRGVTADNIDFYILPGEMAMSGKNGDTKYYWTYDPVEVQKVIGRTNNAISTAPEPDDTKK; encoded by the coding sequence ATGACACAGGAAAAACGAAGGAAGATTTTATACCGCATTTTGACCGTCGTCGCCGCCGTCGCCGTCTTCCTGGCCGGCCGGTCTTTGTACCTGCATTACCAGTCCATCAAAGAGGCGCCGATCCAGCAGGACGCGCCCGATACCAGCCAGACCCAGAGCGACAGCTCCGTCTTTGCCCAGACCAGTCCGGACAAGCCGCTTTACGTCCTCCTCCTCGGGACCGATGGCGGTCATCCGCAGCAGGCGAATTTCGTCGGTGTCGCGGCCATCAACAAGGCCAAGAAGCACATCGACATCATCATGCTGCCAGATGATACGAAAATCGAAGGGCGCAAGGAAAAGGGTATCCAGGAATTGCAGGATGTCTATAGCGAAGGCGGCATGAGCCTGGTCCGGGCCGTCGTCGAAGATATTTTCCACATCCCCATCCCCTATTATGCGACCTTTACGGCCGATTCCTTCTCGAAGATGGTCGATATGAGTGGCGGCGTGCCGATTTACGTCGAAAAGAACATGTACCACGGCGATGAAGAAACGGGGAAGACCGACATCAACCTCTTCCAGGGTTATCAGACCCTGACCGGGAAGGAAGCTGCCGGCTATATGCGCTACGTCGATGGCGACGGCTATCTGTCGCGGACGCAGCGCCAGGAACGGTTCATCAAGAATTTCTATGAAGACCGGCAGGACTGCTTCGGCGTGACCAATGCCTTCTTCCTGTACCGGGCATGGCACGACGTCGATTCCAATATTTCCGCCAAGGATATGGCCCAGCTGGCCTTTGATTTCCGCGGCGTCACGGCCGATAACATCGACTTCTATATCCTGCCCGGCGAAATGGCCATGAGCGGCAAGAACGGCGATACGAAATATTACTGGACCTACGACCCGGTCGAAGTCCAGAAGGTCATCGGCCGCACGAACAATGCCATTTCGACAGCACCGGAACCGGATGATACGAAAAAATAA
- the nadD gene encoding nicotinate-nucleotide adenylyltransferase, with product MEITRLGIMGGTFNPIHLGHLMIAEEARQTFHLDKVLFVPSYITPNKNVNGATAEQRLTMTRLATADNPRFTVSDMEMRRKGNSYTVDTLRFLKKLYGPSYILYFISGTDTIHDLHNWKEPEEILKLCQFVGATRPDGSEQIDSIIASFGELGKHILKLPVPTMEISSTELRRRIRLGLSVRYMIPPAVAEYIRKNGVYQCTTKNSKIESKRI from the coding sequence ATGGAAATCACTAGGCTCGGCATCATGGGGGGGACCTTCAATCCCATCCATCTAGGCCATCTCATGATTGCCGAAGAAGCGCGCCAGACCTTTCACCTGGACAAGGTACTCTTTGTGCCGTCATATATCACGCCCAACAAGAACGTCAACGGGGCGACGGCCGAGCAGCGCCTGACCATGACGCGCCTGGCTACGGCTGACAATCCTCGTTTTACAGTCAGTGACATGGAGATGCGCCGCAAGGGCAACTCCTATACGGTCGATACGCTGCGCTTCCTGAAGAAGCTCTACGGACCGTCGTATATCTTGTATTTTATATCCGGGACAGATACGATCCACGACCTGCACAACTGGAAAGAACCGGAAGAAATCCTGAAGTTGTGCCAGTTCGTCGGAGCGACCCGGCCGGACGGCTCGGAACAGATCGACTCCATCATCGCCTCGTTCGGGGAGTTGGGGAAACATATCCTCAAGCTGCCTGTGCCGACCATGGAAATTTCGTCGACGGAACTGCGCCGCCGCATCCGCCTGGGCCTGTCTGTCCGCTATATGATACCGCCGGCTGTGGCCGAATACATCAGAAAAAATGGAGTATATCAATGTACAACGAAGAATTCAAAGATAGAATCAAAGCGGATTTAA